The following is a genomic window from Mya arenaria isolate MELC-2E11 chromosome 4, ASM2691426v1.
GATGTCATGGGGATAGACAAGACACACTCGACGTCTATGAGGCCACAGGCGAACGGATTTGTAGAACGTTTCAATCGTACGCTTGTGTCAATGCTAAAAGCTTTTTGCGAAAACAACCAGAGTGATTGGGAAAACTACCTTCAACAAGCTGTCATGGCTTACAGATCTTCGCCTCAGAGCAGCACAAAGATCTCCCCCAACAAGATGGTCTTTGGACGGGAGATTATACTACCAATTCAAGCTTTTACCAGACGCCCAGCGACGGTGATCGTAAATATGAGGACTACGTCAACGACCTGCAGGATAAATTGCAGGTGTGCCATGACATTTCGAGGAACAATACAAAAGTCGCCGCATGCTGTCAGAAGAAACATTATGACATTAGCTCAAAGAAGAAGGCGTACCACTCTTGTCAATTAGTATGGCTGCATGACCCAACAAGGAAAGTCGGGGTTTGTTCCAAATTGACGAATAAATGGAAGGGTCCATACCTGGTGACAAGGACAGTAGATGACCTTGTTTGTATGGTCAAGCGGACACCCGCAGGCAAATCAAAGGCGTATCATGTGGATCGCCTGCATCCATATCAAGGAAACAAGATGCCAAGTTGGATCTAAAGGGAAATTAGGAGAATGAACAGCATGTAGTACATTCAAACAAAGGAAATTATCTATGTGTGAGGTGTTTTATTgttagaataaaacaaatgtacatgtatatttggtatcaataaattaatgaataaataaataaacagataacaactacattaacataaaacatgtataagacaaactttaacatgtttataaatcggAAGCGTGATAACAATGATATACAATGTCGAAATAAGACATTTTGCAACTATGTATGAAAAACATACACTAAATAAACCTCGTAAATATAAAGTATTGCACGggtataaatatttgaatataaacaagtacaacaattaatataaatcGGGAAAGGCAGCAGGTGCGTCCAAGGTTCAAGTACTTGTAGGAATATCAATCTGAACATGTTCACGTAATATTAATGCACTCTcacatttcaatgttttaggGAATTCTGCTGGCTGTGCGATGCAATGTTCCCCAACCGGACGTACCTGAAGAACCACGTCGCAGGCAGTGCCCACCACGTTCTGACGGTTTACCGCCCCTGGTGTTTGGGTAAAAGCAAAACGTTTTCAAGGATTGCAGACCTCAAACAACACGCGGAGAGAAGTCACCCCAACGACATACAGGCAGGATTCTTCTCTAGGGGATGTGGTTTCTACTTCGCAACCAAACATAAAGACTACGCCAAGTGTATCGGTTTCGTCGCACAATATGAAAGTAAGGACGCTTTTGAGGCAAGAAAGTGCATGCGAAAATGGGCGGAGACTCAGAGTAACGCCAAAGAATTAAATGCTGGATGGAAGGCTGGGGAGAGGCAGACCAGGACGGATGCTACTAGTGGGCAGAGGGACCAGGAGAGGGAAAGGCAGACCAGGCCAGATGAAACTAGTGGGCAGAAGGACAAGGATAGGGAAAGGCAGACCAGGCCAGATGAAACTAGTGGGCAGAAGGACAAGGATAGGGAGAGGGAGACCGGGATAGAAGATATAGGTGGGCAGAAGGACAAAGAAAGGGGTGATGAGAGAAAAGTCACATTCAGGAAAGTGTAGACACAAGAAGAGAAAGAAGGACCAAAGAATGACGAAGAGAAGGACATAAACGCAGGAACAACAGCTGTGAAAGACAACACAGGAAATACAAAGCGCAAACAGCAGGATGGAGAGGAAAGGCCGCAggaagagaagaagaagaataagacATGCGAGGATGAATTAGAATACGAGGATGATATCGAGCTGGGAGAAGAAGCATCGGAGGAACAGAGGAAGCGGGAAGAGAGGCGTGCGACAGAAGAGGAGGAGGATGGCATCAGCTTGGCAACAAGCTCATCGGCAAGCAATTCTTCAACAGCAAGTGTGGCAACACTGCCCTTGTATAGAGGGGTAACTGGAACCCTCCGAGCAAAAGCAACGCTCATTCTAATGAGAGGGGCCATGCCGATGTGCCCGCCGGCACAGAGGGACTGGAGCAGAGTTGGGGAGGTGATATTTGATACAAAGATGGGTGAACTTAAGTGGCCACCAAAAGGCTGGAGAAACATGTCGGCTGAACAAAAATTGATGTCACATGAATATGCTGCTGTTTGTAGAGCACGAGCGGACAGGAAGAATACAGGGCGAACTTGGCCGTCGCGCATTACTTGACAAGTATAACTTTCTCAGTTTGGAAGGGGCAGCACGTCCAGCAGTCGAGGAAAATGCCCGAAAGAGAACCGGTAGGAATCTCCGTTATTACAACTTTGAattcataaaaatgttgcaaaggGAGCCGTTGACGAGGACCGAGTATCTTCCTCCATCATCAGCAGTCTAACGAAAGCAGATAGATGGAATGACACTGATTTCCTGACCAGTACACTAGACGAAGCCGGTGTCAAGTTTCGTGTTTAATCCTGGACTTATGTCGATgtttctgaaagaaaaaaaagttatgctTTTGACATATCATTAAGAATAGTTATAGTTAATTATTGTTGGAATTATCGACTCATTTCtatgtttaaatatgcattGCTTGTAATTGTTTGTGATGATTTGGAAAACAATGTTATGTACTATGAAGTGTTTCTtgctttataattttataatccAGGAGGATTATTTAAATAGGAAGGGGGAAGGGTAATGTAATTGGCTATGCATATTTGCCAAACTCTtcttacattttataatattcaaCATGATTTATCCAGTTAGTATATTAAAATACTGCCTGCGTTTGTTGTCAACAGTAACTTTCATTGGCCGCGAAAATACATTACTTTTCCCCTTACCTGCAATAATAGTTGTGTTGCATACACCGGTCAGTGGCTTTACAATAGCTCATGGTTATAGTTTAATGTACTTACGTTAAACTCTCTTAATTATGTCATTCCATTTAGTAATTTCACGTCGTAATTGAAACACGGAagtaaaaacagtttgttttggGGCGGCCTCTTTTACTGGAATAATCTCTATTCGTAAAACATGCTTTATAGGTAAAATGCTATACCTCTGTAATACAAGGTTACGTTAAACCATTACTTTAAGTTGTTAACGTCACGGTGGATCACGCTTACATGACGGAGTACGTATCACAGGGATTTCGTCCGGATTCCGTACGTGGCACTAGATTTGATGTGGCGGAGGACTACAAGCTACGGATTTTCCGCACGGCTGCTGATTGGATGAGATTGGCCATTTTGGATTTTCAGGGTTTCTGATTGGTTTTGGGGCAAATGATTGCCATGTCCTCATCACCAAGTATCAAGGCGCGGGAAAGTATAAATACAAGACCGCGCAGCAGACGCCAGCTTTCACAACTTTTCGGCCATATTGGAAACTTTAAAAacttaactttcaaatcttttcaTACAAGTTTATTTAACAAGAAAGAGAGCCACCCTGcagcaatgtaaatattatattatatcattatagaTAATAGATAAAAGGAACGTtatcattaaaagaacatttactctttaatcaaagtaatattattacagtatcatatttgtttgcaaggattgatatttatttatgagcaaataaatatattacacatgtCACGATCGTTGGTCCTGTATCTAGTAAATTTAAATGTCAACTGGAGCATCTGGTATCCGTTTCGCATGAAATAAGGTAAACAACAAATCGAACGTATAAATTGAGTCGTCTAAGTAAGGGTTCACgttacaatattttcatgattgTGGGCcattcatgttgttgttgttgttgtttttctaaatatGTGTAATGTTACATTGAATATAAGATCTTTCTCTATGATTTTACAAAGAAGTTCAAGACTATTTGATAATTTTCCCTTTTAGTCTATTATCCTATTGTTCAATGAAGACATTAGGCATCGACTTTAAGTATGATTATTGTATTTCAAAGTAGCtctatataactatataaaagTCCTTTCACAACATAGCagagtttaaacaaattttgtgACTCAAATTATCATTTACGAATTGTACTTCTGAATAGCCTAATATCGTTCAAAACGACAAAATAATTGTTGCCTTTTCATTATTAGTTCTTGCCATGTTTTGAGATAGTATTTTGGTAGGCTACTTATACATCCGTGACATAGACTATTAAGGTGGTCTCAACATATTTGCAAttcaaacatcaaaataatgattattcGAATGCTATCCTTCAAACATCAGGGTCGGTTTAAACTGTACGTTGACATGAACGGTAGGACGAATGTGCAACACCGTCAACACAGCGATTACCGGTTGAGGCAGTATtctgtaattttgaaaatatctcgAAAAAACAGAACATAATAACTTTGGACAATGGACATGAACTTCAAAACATCAGTATTTATTCACGGATAAACAAACATTCCAGTGAACGAAGTCAAACGGTAGGCGGCCCAGCCTTCGACGTGGCTTCCAATGACTTCCTCGATAGCTACGGTGTCGCCTTTTTGAAGTCTTAGAGCAACAGTGTTTCCTCCCTGAAGATCCTGGCCGTTGTGTGCAGTCTCAGCCACCCCATCGATAATGTGCGCACCATTTTTAACGAGTTTAGCTTCCAGTTCACCGTAGTGGCCCCTTTGACTTACCATGAACGAGAATACGTACATTCCTGCCTCGGGACACGTAAAATGACCCGTATTAGGGTCGTAGCCGTTTGCTTCGTTGGTTATTATCTACAAAATGTGTTATCGAATGTTTGCAGGATACAATTATTCAATTTTCTACGATTGTGACGTCACTTAAAAGAAAACCCCGTAGTTAACCATTTTTGTCAGGCTTaattgaaaacttaaaacaGGTTTTTGATATACACACAACGGTTGAACATAATAACTAATTTAGTATTGCAAGAGACCAACCTTGTTAAACCTGATCACTTGTCCAGAGCCCAGTGTCATATCATGGTCAAGCCAAACCGAAAACGCTACATTGCCATCAATTGTAAATAGATTTACGAAGAGTTAGCCTAACCTCAAACAAACGTGCATTTCGAATTGCTTGTACCTGATCGTTTTGTTTTTACACATGCATTGCGCACGTTCAGTTATAGCAGTGCGAAAGACCACATCTGTTTACGAAACATCAATTGATGTGAATACAATCTATTTAATATACGGTGCTTTCAAATGGTACCTTCTACATTATAATCACACCATTAACATTTGAATCTTTATATACAGAGAATACTTTCGTAACTCGGAAGAGATCTGAATCAACTACTTGATATTAACAACAATGAAGTTCTTACATTGTCTTTTCTTTCGAAGCATTTGTTCATCGTGACGCTGCTGTTTCAAGTCAGTAGTAGCTGTTTGACAAGTGAAAAGTGATTCCTGCATCTCTTTAATCTGCGTGGAAAACTTCTCATCTTGCAGCTTAATCATAATCTGTTGGTTCCTGATTGTTTGGTCGGTCTccctaaatatttaaaagaaccATGGTGATAACAAAGTCAGTTTAGAAGGCTATTTTGTACTGACAAAGATTTAACGTGGATCTACCCATTCGTGTTTATGAAAGGTTATAGATATGTTAAAGTACGTACGCCTGCTTCCGTTCTAAGGCAGCAAACCGCCGTAGTAAATCATCGTTTGCCGCTCCATGAGCACCTGACgttaatgcaaacaaataaaagaaatagttaaaacaaaaaGCCGTTCCATAGTTTAACTTGAAGATCTATCAACACACAAGCATAATCTTCGATAGAGATAAGCATAAATACTTACTGTGGCAGTAATCAGCAATGTCAAACTGATCACGTAGCCAATCAGCAACGAGGAATGACGACTTTTTGCACACGGAAGCGTTAGAAAAATCCTTATTAAGACTTATCATTGTATCTACGGTAgacttaaaacatgtttgtgacgTCATCCATTGTTCTTTTTGTACTCTATATGGGTTATTGGACTGTGTTCTGTACTTTATTTCTATTAATGTTCCAATATTTCAAGGATGGGATGTccaatattttcataattaacagccattgttcaaataatggacagtcattgttc
Proteins encoded in this region:
- the LOC128231050 gene encoding complement C1q-like protein 4, with amino-acid sequence MTLGSGQVIRFNKIITNEANGYDPNTGHFTCPEAGMYVFSFMVSQRGHYGELEAKLVKNGAHIIDGVAETAHNGQDLQGGNTVALRLQKGDTVAIEEVIGSHVEGWAAYRLTSFTGMFVYP